TCTGTTTCTTCTGGCCCCAGTTGGTTATTCCAAGCCTGCACAATCCAATCAGGATAGCTATATAAGATGCCTAATCGCTGAATGGGATCGGAGGGTAATTCTAGAGGGTCATTATGGTTGGCTGCGGCCCGCGTATATTGTCGGAGCAATCCATTGACCACCCCCGACAACCCCGACAGTTGGTTCTGCTTGGCTAGCTCTACGGTCGTAAAAATAGCTGCGGCATCGGGAATATGGTCTAGATAGCGCAGTTGATACAGCCCGAGATGGAGTAAGGTCCGCAGATCAGGGGGCTGCTGATGGGCAGGCTTTTTGGCAAATTGATCAATCAAGGCATCCAAAGTGCGTTGACGGCGGACACTGCCGTAGAGCAGCTCAGTCAAGAGGCGGCGGTCCAGATCGAGTATCGTTTTTGGCATCACCCGACTAAGGGCAACGTCCGCATAGGCTCCTCGATGAACTGCTTTGAGGCCTTGATAAGCCAGTTGTCGAGGATTGGAATTGCTCATTAAGTCCTTGGGGAAAACAGACTACCGCTTAGACTTACCACGAAACCCGCTCTAGGGCAGTCCTTAGAATGGCGGTCTTGCCAGTCGCTTCCCTTGCTCTACTGACCGAATAGCCTCAAAATGTTAACCTTTGTAAAGGAATTTCATTCTCCTTCAGGTTAATTCACGATGGCTCGGTCTTCCCCTCTACAAACGGCAACTTCAGGTTCAGAGCCTGATAACGCCCAGGCTTTTATTCAACTGGATAAACTGGCTAAGTCTTTCCAAGAAGGAATGGTTGACCGTCAAGTCCTGCGAGAGATCACGGCCACTTTTACTGCCGGTGAGTTTGTGGTCCTCTTAGGTCAAAGCGGCAGTGGTAAAAGTACGCTCCTGAACTTAATCAGCGGCATTGAACAGCCCACTACTGGACAAGTCACCATCAACGCCGTGGGTTTATCTGAATTGAATGAGCGTGATCGCACGTTGTTTCGCCGTGATCGCATCGGTTTTATTTTTCAATTTTTCAATCTCATCCCCACCCTGACGGTGCTGGAGAATATCACTCTGCCCCAGGAATTGGCAGGGGCATCCCAAGGGGAGGTAGCGAAAAAAGCGATCGCACTTCTGCAGCGGGTCGGTCTCGAAGATCGCGGCGATGCTTTTCCTGACAAACTATCGGGGGGGCAACAGCAGCGGGTGGCCATTGCCAGGGCCTTAGTCCATGATCCAATGCTGGTCTTAGCCGATGAACCCACCGGAAATCTGGATGAAGAAACGGGCCAGATTGTCCTGGACCTGCTGCTAGAACTCACCCGCTCCGCTCAGAAAACTCTAATTATGGCCACCCATAACCCCGATATTGCCAAGCTTGCCGATCGAGTGGTGCGGATGCAGGATGGTCATTTGGTGGAAGACACTCGACTGGGGACCGCCTCATGACCGCAACCATCGAACCCCAAAGTTCCAATCGTCCCCTATGGCGGATGGCCTGGCGACGGTTTCAGCAGCGCTCGTTGCAATATATTCTTTGCCTACTGGGGGTGGCCTTGGGCGTGGCCATGCTGGTGTCTATTGACCTGGCCAATGGTTCGGCTCAAACCGCCTTTGAGTTGTCTACGGATGCGATCGCAGGTCGCGCTACCCACCAAATTGAATCGATTGCTCCTGCAGGTATAGACGAGTCCGTTTATCTACAAATTCGCCAACAGGCGGGCCTTACCAAAACAGCTCCCATTGTGGATGGTTATGTCTTAGCCCCTGACTTAGGCAACCAACCCATGCGCTTAGTGGGTGTGGATCTATTCTCGGAACCGCCCTTTCGCAATTACTTTGCCCCCGAGAATCAAACCGTGGGGTTAGCGGGACTGCAAACCTTTTTGACCGAACCTAATACCGTTGTCATTTCCACAGAGGTGGCCCGACGCTATCAGGTGGACTTAGGCGATACCCTCACCCTCGATTTAGCGGGGCGACGGGTTCCGGTGCGATTAGTGGGTAAGGTACAGCCGGAGAGCACCACCACCCAGCGGGCCTTAAGCAGCCTGATTTTTACGGATATTGCCACGGCCCAAGAAATTTTGCAGAGGTCAGGGCACCTCAGCCATATTGATCTGATTGCTGAATCAGAGGGGGATTTGGATGCGATCGCAACCCTGCTACCAGAAGATGCCAGACTAGAAACCGCCGCTTCTCAGAAAAATGCCGTGCGGCAAATGACGGCAGCCTTTCGCCTCAATCTCACTGCCCTGAGTCTGCTGGCCCTAGTGGTGGGCATGTTTTTGATCTATAACACGGTCACCTTTAGCGTGGTTCAGCGCCGCCCCCTGTTTGGTGTGCTGCGCTGTATAGGCACTACCCCTAGACAGCTTTTTACACTGATTATGGGTGAAACTGCCATTCTCGGAATTCTCGGGTCATTCCTAGGACTGGGATTAGGGATTGTACTCGCTCGCAGTATTGTCGGTCTGATCACCCAAACCATCAACGACTTTTACTTTGTGGTCAGTGTCCAGCAGGTGGCCATTCCCCCCATTCTGTTGGTGAAGGGGATGCTGATTGGGATTAGCTCGGCTCTGCTCGCCGCTTTGGTGCCTGCCATAGAAGCCATGCGCACCAGCCCTCAAACCATCTTGCAGCGCTCTTCCCTGGAAAGTAAAGTGCAGCGGCTTTTGCCTTGGCTCTTCCTTAGTTGGGTGGTGATTACCCTGATCGGCATTGGCCTATTGCGACTGCAAGCGGGATTAGTGGTGGCCTTTGCCGGACTCTTTGCCATCGTTCTTGGCTCGGCACTGCTAACGCCCCCCGTCACGGCTGCTTTGATGAAGCTGGTGCAGCCACTCACCCAGTCTTTAGGTGTACTAGGGCGGTTAGCCCCTCGGGATATTGTTCGATCCTTGAGCCGGACTTCAGTTGCGATCGCAGCCCTAATGGTGGCGGTCTCAGTCATTGTCGGCGTCTCGATTATGGTGGGTTCCTTCCGGGTCACCGTGGTTCAATGGCTGGATCAAACCCTGCAGGCGGATATTTATGTAACGCCTCCCAGTACCACCGCTA
The Acaryochloris marina S15 genome window above contains:
- a CDS encoding ABC transporter permease; translated protein: MTATIEPQSSNRPLWRMAWRRFQQRSLQYILCLLGVALGVAMLVSIDLANGSAQTAFELSTDAIAGRATHQIESIAPAGIDESVYLQIRQQAGLTKTAPIVDGYVLAPDLGNQPMRLVGVDLFSEPPFRNYFAPENQTVGLAGLQTFLTEPNTVVISTEVARRYQVDLGDTLTLDLAGRRVPVRLVGKVQPESTTTQRALSSLIFTDIATAQEILQRSGHLSHIDLIAESEGDLDAIATLLPEDARLETAASQKNAVRQMTAAFRLNLTALSLLALVVGMFLIYNTVTFSVVQRRPLFGVLRCIGTTPRQLFTLIMGETAILGILGSFLGLGLGIVLARSIVGLITQTINDFYFVVSVQQVAIPPILLVKGMLIGISSALLAALVPAIEAMRTSPQTILQRSSLESKVQRLLPWLFLSWVVITLIGIGLLRLQAGLVVAFAGLFAIVLGSALLTPPVTAALMKLVQPLTQSLGVLGRLAPRDIVRSLSRTSVAIAALMVAVSVIVGVSIMVGSFRVTVVQWLDQTLQADIYVTPPSTTANRVLGQLDPAVVAEMKRWPGLEDVVTYNDADATVTAFTYGDETLEIERSIKLISAEGDVSHGQRPYAWRQNSIDPWPALDRGEGVIVSEALLLKANLSDPPTAITIDSPQGPQTFPILAVFYDYSSDQGTVILDNDPFIQIWGDEGVASMGLFTAPNIDLDTVVEDLRERYQGRTDVVVQSTRSLRDGSLEIFDRTFAITQALRLLAVIVAFIGVLSALMSLQLERTREIGILRATGMTPQQLWWMTLLETGLMGNVAGFLAMPLGYVLAWILIYVINVRSFGWTLQMQLNPSYFWQAWLVAIVAALLAGIYPAWRLSRVTVASAIREE
- a CDS encoding ABC transporter ATP-binding protein — protein: MARSSPLQTATSGSEPDNAQAFIQLDKLAKSFQEGMVDRQVLREITATFTAGEFVVLLGQSGSGKSTLLNLISGIEQPTTGQVTINAVGLSELNERDRTLFRRDRIGFIFQFFNLIPTLTVLENITLPQELAGASQGEVAKKAIALLQRVGLEDRGDAFPDKLSGGQQQRVAIARALVHDPMLVLADEPTGNLDEETGQIVLDLLLELTRSAQKTLIMATHNPDIAKLADRVVRMQDGHLVEDTRLGTAS